A window of Strix aluco isolate bStrAlu1 chromosome 2, bStrAlu1.hap1, whole genome shotgun sequence contains these coding sequences:
- the CD4 gene encoding T-cell surface glycoprotein CD4, producing the protein MESCGRVVSSTLAIFLVLHLGLIPIMAQQKELQIGVAGQAVILNCRGIPQGTGVTWKYSKAVIRLFITTHLKGKATMTDRSEINPTSKHLKVLDLRLSDAGIYTCEYGSHTVSISLHVFKLTISLDGHFLPNEVPKLTLMQNSTHPLPNLNITLFNNNNKMVRPKLLQNETPQKYTLMLKQLEATDSGTWMCHIRSDSPLINQNISFDVKVLGFQNPDLERKYATADSTVILSWYLNFQQIKWKEGFTGQMNWKQQESATAHELLDFNVTARGEQHETKKINRFRFEIPESKPESTIQVELSKVHFNHSGQYQCQLAYNGRHTQSKIELVVMKVSADPVGPLSRGAEMTLICQVSSPLPSNAHLLWKHMNGTPIDIKKSKQHEVKVEVKVSTAGLWSCHLIEDNDSKISLNYIVEEAPVWLSYVVIGTSVGGSILVFGLACLCIISGISWQRRRQRAKRMARARQYLLENKTCQCQHRLNK; encoded by the exons GTCTGATCCCCATTATGGCTCAGCAAAAAGAACTACAGATTGGGGTGGCAGGACAGGCAGTGATCCTGAACTGCAGAGGCATACCACAAGGCACAGGCGTGACCTGGAAGTATTCTAAGGCTGTTATAAGGTTGTTTATAACTACCCATTTGAAAG GCAAAGCTACCATGACTGATCGATCTGAAATCAACCCCACAAGTAAACACCTGAAGGTGTTGGACTTAAGGCTCTCCGATGCTGGCATCTACACCTGTGAATATGGCTCTCACACAGTCAGTATCTCACTGCATGTCTTTAAAC tgacAATCTCTTTAGACGGGCACTTCCTGCCAAATGAAGTCCCCAAGCTGACTTTAATGCAAAATTCAACCCATCCTCTACCCAATCTCAACATCACATTGtttaacaataacaacaaaatggtAAGACCAAAACTCTTACAAAATGAGACCCCTCAAAAATACACACTGATGTTAAAGCAACTGGAGGCTACAGACAGCGGGACCTGGATGTGTCACATCCGTTCAGACTCTCCATTGATTAACCAGAACATCTCCTTTGATGTGAAGGTATTAG GTTTTCAGAATCCAGATTTGGAaagaaagtatgcaactgctgaTAGCACTGTCATCTTGTCATGGTATCTGAACTTCCAGCAGATAAAATGGAAAGAAGGTTTCACAGGACAAATGAATTGGAAACAACAGGAAAGTGCAACCGCTCATGAGCTACTTGATTTCAACGTCACAGCACGAGGAGAGCAGCATGAGACCAAAAAAATCAACCGCTTTCGGTTTGAGATACCTGAAAGCAAACCTGAAAGTACCATACAAGTGGAACTCTCCAAAGTCCATTTCAACCACTCCGGGCAGTACCAGTGCCAGCTGGCATACAACGGAAGACACACGCAGAGCAAGATAGAGCTCGTGGTGATGAAAG TCTCAGCTGACCCTGTTGGGCCACTCTCCAGAGGGGCCGAGATGACCCTGATCTGCCAGGTCTCTAGTCCACTCCCATCCAATGCCCACTTGCTTTGGAAACATATGAATGGGACTCCGATAGACATCAAAAAGTCAAAGCAGCATGAAGTAAAGGTGGAGGTGAAAGTCAGTACTGCAGGGCTGTGGAGCTGTCACCTCATAGAAGACAATGACAGCAAGATCAGCCTTAATTATATCGTGG AGGAAGCTCCTGTTTGGCTTAGCTATGTGGTAATTGGAACAAGTGTTGGAGGCAGCATATTGGTGTTTGGCCTTGCATGCCTGTGCATCATCAGTGGTATAAGCTGGCAGCGCAGAAGG CAACGGGCAAAAAGGATGGCACGAGCAAGACAATACTTGCTGGAAAACAAGACATGTCAGTGTCAACA CCGGCTGAATAAGTAG